The Streptomyces kanamyceticus genome window below encodes:
- a CDS encoding TetR/AcrR family transcriptional regulator: protein MATSRWTAVTTRTASPRRRGPVLERAILEAALEQLSTVGWRGLTMEGVAAGAQTGKAAVYRRWPSKEDLVVDALQAGLPTLDSAQDLGSVREDLLQLCRQVREAMFSRSGFALRAVLHECDTATAERFHDVIYEGVIEPVVKLISDVVRRGIERGDVRSGGGDSYVCDVIPAMLMYRSKVCGSEWLDEEFEDLIDRVMVPLLRP from the coding sequence ATGGCTACTTCGCGCTGGACGGCCGTTACCACTCGGACGGCATCCCCGCGCCGCCGGGGGCCCGTCCTCGAGCGGGCGATCCTCGAAGCCGCCCTCGAACAGCTGAGTACGGTCGGCTGGCGAGGGCTCACGATGGAGGGCGTGGCCGCGGGCGCGCAGACGGGGAAGGCCGCGGTGTATCGCCGCTGGCCGTCCAAGGAGGATCTGGTCGTGGACGCGCTACAGGCCGGGTTGCCCACGCTCGACAGTGCGCAGGACCTCGGAAGCGTGCGGGAGGATCTTCTTCAGCTGTGCAGACAGGTGCGGGAGGCGATGTTCTCGCGCTCCGGATTCGCTCTGCGCGCGGTGCTTCACGAATGCGATACGGCAACGGCTGAGCGCTTCCATGATGTGATCTACGAAGGTGTCATCGAGCCGGTCGTGAAACTGATCAGTGACGTCGTACGTCGCGGAATTGAGCGCGGAGACGTGCGTTCCGGAGGGGGCGACTCTTATGTGTGCGATGTCATTCCGGCCATGCTCATGTATCGCTCCAAGGTGTGCGGGAGCGAATGGCTGGACGAGGAATTCGAGGACCTGATCGACCGTGTCATGGTGCCGTTGCTACGCCCCTGA
- a CDS encoding MFS transporter, with product MTASQLTHNQKPGAARREGHPGIALTVIAACQLMVVLDATIVNIALPHIQGALKFSTTDLTWVVSAYTLTFGGLLLLGGRAGDILGRRRVFMTGILLFTLASLLGGFAQEPWQLLAARVLQGVGGAIASPTSLALITTTFPEGPARNRAFGVFAAVSAGGGAIGLLAGGMLTEWLDWRWVLFVNVPIGVLIAVLTPLYISESERHPGRFDFLGALTSTAGMASLVYGFIRASEEGWRDELTLGSFGAAVVLLLAFVLIERRAKEPITPLRMFADRNRSGTYVIMLCLAAAMFGMFFFIVLFVQNVLDYTPIEAGLAFLPVTVVIAFGAALSQKFLPVLGPKPFMVTGSLIVAIGLSWQTLISPDSSYVSGVLGPMLLFGFGMGLNFVTLTLTAVSGVAPHEAGAASGLLNAMQQVGGSLGLSILTTVFGTASRNEAEKQVADFMAHASPEQKAAFAKTHELPAPWSHEVLSQGISTAFIPAAAMAVLALVTALLVIRVRKSDLDALAGTASAAGPAGG from the coding sequence ATGACCGCCTCTCAATTGACGCACAATCAAAAGCCCGGGGCCGCCCGCCGAGAGGGGCATCCCGGCATAGCTCTCACCGTCATCGCGGCCTGCCAACTCATGGTGGTCCTGGATGCGACGATTGTGAACATCGCGCTGCCCCACATACAGGGCGCGCTCAAATTCTCGACGACCGACCTCACGTGGGTCGTCAGCGCCTACACCCTCACCTTCGGCGGTCTGCTGCTGCTCGGCGGCCGCGCCGGTGACATTCTGGGGCGTCGCCGTGTCTTCATGACCGGCATCCTCCTCTTCACACTCGCCTCGCTCCTGGGCGGATTCGCCCAGGAGCCCTGGCAGTTGCTGGCCGCGCGCGTCCTGCAGGGCGTGGGCGGTGCGATCGCCTCGCCCACCTCGCTGGCGCTCATCACCACCACCTTCCCCGAGGGCCCCGCGCGGAACCGCGCGTTCGGCGTCTTCGCCGCCGTTTCCGCAGGCGGCGGCGCGATCGGCCTGCTGGCGGGCGGCATGCTCACCGAATGGCTGGACTGGCGCTGGGTCCTGTTCGTGAACGTGCCCATCGGGGTCCTGATCGCCGTACTCACCCCGCTCTACATCAGTGAATCCGAGCGCCACCCGGGCCGCTTCGACTTCCTGGGCGCACTCACCTCGACGGCGGGCATGGCCTCCCTGGTCTACGGATTCATCCGCGCGTCCGAAGAGGGCTGGCGCGACGAGCTCACGTTGGGGTCGTTCGGAGCGGCGGTCGTGCTGCTCCTGGCCTTCGTGCTGATCGAGCGCCGGGCGAAGGAACCGATCACTCCGCTCAGGATGTTCGCCGACCGCAACCGCTCGGGCACCTACGTGATCATGCTGTGTCTGGCCGCGGCGATGTTCGGCATGTTCTTCTTCATCGTGCTCTTCGTCCAGAACGTCCTGGACTACACCCCGATCGAGGCGGGCCTGGCCTTCCTGCCGGTGACGGTCGTGATCGCTTTTGGCGCCGCCCTGTCGCAGAAATTCCTTCCGGTGCTCGGACCCAAGCCGTTCATGGTCACAGGCTCGCTCATCGTCGCCATCGGGCTCAGCTGGCAGACATTGATCAGCCCGGACAGTTCGTACGTCAGTGGCGTACTCGGCCCGATGCTGCTGTTCGGCTTCGGCATGGGCCTGAACTTCGTGACACTGACACTGACAGCGGTCTCCGGAGTCGCCCCTCACGAAGCGGGCGCGGCATCCGGGCTGCTCAACGCCATGCAGCAGGTCGGTGGTTCACTCGGACTCTCCATCCTGACCACGGTGTTCGGCACGGCGAGCCGCAACGAGGCCGAGAAGCAGGTGGCGGACTTCATGGCACACGCCTCGCCCGAACAGAAGGCCGCATTCGCCAAGACCCACGAACTCCCGGCCCCTTGGAGCCACGAAGTCCTCTCCCAGGGCATCTCCACCGCCTTCATCCCGGCCGCCGCCATGGCCGTCCTCGCCCTGGTCACCGCCCTCCTGGTGATCCGCGTACGCAAGAGCGACCTCGACGCGCTCGCGGGCACGGCGAGCGCGGCAGGCCCGGCGGGCGGCTGA
- a CDS encoding DUF4153 domain-containing protein — MAETPDGRDGPGGSEPSDAVPSDAPVPSGGPVLSGGEGPSGGPVRSEASAPSDGEEPRPSPGRPTGNGVPGPRAGWDYPAPSHTPLLADLRSNPPVPVRTATLCAVLATGVLSMLLLGDGLALNLLIVAVPAALAAYFAAQAAGRRPRPWSLAWAVGGLALLVVPALRDAGWPSFLAIVSAVALGSLALHGSRTWLGVLLSPLGIFDAVFSGVRWGWQGLRRRSGSARGFGPVLRAAAVTAVLLLVFGALFAGADAAFADLLGDLIPDASLEGSPWRFLLLIVGVVGALAAAHTAAAPVRWDRLVVQPGRARGRVEWALPLIVLNVLFAAFNAVQLAVLFGGYDAVLDKTGLTYSAYARQGFWQLLLATLLTLLVIVFALRWAPRDGAGDRTLVRGVLGTLCALTLVVVASAVRRMDMYVEAYGLTRLRISVVAGELWLGVVILLIMAAGIWGTRWLPRAVAASAAAGVLAFGLLSPDALIAERNVQRYTETGKFDFDYMGQLSADAVPALDKLPEPQRSCAIEAIMDGLGAESRPWYATSLGESRARRIVEERPSPASSGLCDGASTDPTYR; from the coding sequence GTGGCTGAAACACCAGACGGACGCGACGGTCCGGGCGGGTCTGAACCGTCCGACGCTGTTCCGTCAGATGCGCCTGTTCCGTCGGGCGGGCCAGTTCTGTCGGGTGGGGAAGGCCCATCGGGCGGGCCAGTTCGGTCCGAGGCGTCGGCTCCGTCAGATGGCGAAGAGCCGCGCCCCAGCCCGGGACGGCCCACCGGGAACGGAGTTCCTGGGCCGCGCGCGGGGTGGGATTATCCGGCGCCCTCCCACACGCCGCTGCTCGCCGACCTGCGGTCGAACCCGCCCGTCCCGGTCCGCACGGCCACACTGTGCGCGGTGCTCGCCACCGGCGTACTGAGCATGCTGCTTCTCGGCGACGGGCTGGCGCTCAACCTGCTGATCGTCGCCGTGCCCGCCGCGCTCGCCGCCTACTTCGCCGCGCAGGCGGCAGGACGCAGACCGCGGCCCTGGTCGCTGGCGTGGGCCGTCGGAGGTCTCGCGCTGCTGGTCGTGCCCGCGCTGCGCGACGCGGGATGGCCGTCGTTCCTCGCGATCGTCTCCGCGGTCGCGCTCGGCTCGCTCGCGCTGCACGGCTCCAGGACCTGGCTCGGCGTACTCCTGAGCCCTCTCGGCATCTTCGACGCCGTCTTCAGCGGGGTTCGCTGGGGCTGGCAGGGGCTGCGTCGGCGCTCGGGCAGCGCACGAGGCTTTGGCCCCGTGCTGCGCGCGGCCGCGGTGACCGCCGTGCTGCTCCTGGTCTTCGGGGCGCTGTTCGCCGGGGCCGATGCAGCCTTCGCGGATCTGCTCGGGGACCTGATACCCGACGCCTCCCTCGAGGGCAGTCCCTGGCGCTTCCTGCTCCTGATCGTCGGTGTGGTCGGGGCGCTGGCCGCCGCGCACACGGCCGCCGCTCCCGTGCGCTGGGACCGGCTGGTGGTGCAGCCCGGCCGCGCCCGCGGCCGGGTCGAGTGGGCGCTGCCGCTGATCGTGCTCAACGTGCTGTTCGCCGCGTTCAACGCCGTGCAGCTGGCCGTGCTCTTCGGCGGATACGACGCGGTGCTCGACAAGACCGGACTCACATACTCCGCCTATGCGCGGCAGGGATTCTGGCAACTGCTCCTCGCCACCCTCCTGACGCTGCTTGTCATCGTCTTCGCGCTGCGCTGGGCCCCTCGCGACGGAGCCGGGGACCGGACGCTGGTGCGTGGCGTGCTCGGCACCCTCTGCGCACTGACGCTGGTCGTGGTGGCGTCCGCGGTCCGCCGGATGGACATGTACGTAGAGGCGTACGGGCTGACCAGGCTGAGGATCTCGGTCGTCGCGGGGGAGCTGTGGCTCGGCGTGGTCATCCTGTTGATCATGGCGGCCGGGATCTGGGGCACCCGTTGGCTGCCGCGCGCCGTCGCCGCGAGCGCCGCGGCCGGTGTGCTCGCGTTCGGCCTGCTGTCACCGGACGCGCTGATCGCCGAACGCAACGTGCAGCGTTACACAGAGACCGGCAAGTTCGACTTCGACTACATGGGGCAGCTGTCCGCCGACGCGGTGCCCGCCCTGGACAAGCTGCCGGAGCCCCAGCGTTCCTGCGCGATCGAGGCCATCATGGACGGACTCGGCGCGGAGAGCCGCCCCTGGTACGCGACGAGCCTGGGGGAGTCCCGAGCCCGGCGCATCGTCGAGGAGCGGCCGTCCCCGGCGTCTTCCGGGCTCTGTGACGGGGCGAGCACTGATCCCACGTACCGCTAG
- a CDS encoding ADP-ribosylglycohydrolase family protein, producing the protein MTADSSPDRRLERALASLRGLAVGDALGSQFFVPAHYPLLKRRQLPDAPWQWTDDTEMACSVLAVLIRHHRIDQDALARSFAEHHDVDRGYGPAVNRLLRQVGDGGDWRELASALFKGQGSWGNGAAMRIAPLGAWYADDPEQATHQAEISAYPTHQHREAVVGAMAVAAAAALTADPAGPPTPKALLDGVIALVPRSAVGAGLRRARDMLDYGDSATVAAVLGCGRRTTAHDTVPFALWSAARGLGAYERAIWDTAQVGGDMDTTCAIVGGVVASGAGGAPPEEWLERTEALPDWVPVGVS; encoded by the coding sequence ATGACCGCTGACTCTTCTCCCGACCGGCGCCTGGAGCGCGCTCTGGCCAGCCTGCGCGGACTGGCGGTGGGGGACGCGCTGGGCTCCCAGTTCTTCGTGCCCGCGCACTACCCGCTACTCAAGCGACGACAGCTGCCGGACGCTCCATGGCAGTGGACCGACGACACCGAGATGGCCTGCTCCGTGCTGGCCGTCCTCATCAGGCATCACCGGATCGACCAGGACGCGCTGGCCCGGTCCTTCGCCGAGCACCACGACGTCGACCGGGGGTACGGCCCTGCCGTGAACCGGCTGCTGCGGCAGGTCGGTGACGGCGGGGACTGGCGGGAGCTGGCTTCCGCGCTCTTCAAGGGGCAGGGGTCCTGGGGGAACGGAGCGGCCATGCGGATCGCGCCGCTCGGGGCCTGGTACGCGGACGACCCGGAGCAGGCGACGCACCAGGCGGAGATCTCCGCCTACCCCACGCACCAGCACCGGGAAGCCGTCGTCGGGGCCATGGCGGTGGCCGCGGCCGCGGCGTTGACGGCCGACCCCGCTGGGCCGCCCACGCCGAAGGCACTGCTCGACGGAGTCATCGCCCTGGTGCCGCGGAGCGCCGTCGGCGCCGGTCTGCGCAGGGCGCGGGACATGCTCGACTACGGAGACTCCGCGACGGTCGCCGCGGTGCTGGGGTGCGGACGTCGTACGACGGCCCATGACACGGTGCCGTTCGCGCTGTGGTCGGCCGCCCGCGGGCTCGGGGCGTACGAGCGGGCCATATGGGACACCGCTCAGGTCGGCGGCGACATGGACACGACGTGCGCCATCGTGGGCGGCGTGGTCGCTTCCGGTGCGGGCGGGGCACCTCCCGAGGAGTGGCTCGAGCGAACCGAGGCATTGCCGGACTGGGTTCCCGTCGGCGTGAGCTGA
- a CDS encoding histidine phosphatase family protein encodes MARPRRIILVRHGESAGNADDTVYEREPDHALALTETGWSQAADTGKRLREVLGRERVSVYVSPYRRTHETFQALRLDPELVRVREEPRLREQDWGNWQDRDDVRLQKAYRDAYGHFFYRFAQGESGADVYDRVGAFLESLYRSFEAPDHPPNVLLVTHGLTMRLFCMRWFHWSVAEFESLSNPGNGEMRMLVLGDDGKYTLDRPFERWREPEPYGITG; translated from the coding sequence ATGGCACGCCCGCGGCGCATCATCCTGGTCCGGCACGGCGAGTCGGCGGGAAACGCCGACGACACCGTGTACGAGCGCGAGCCCGATCACGCGCTCGCACTCACCGAGACGGGCTGGTCCCAGGCGGCGGACACCGGCAAACGCCTGCGGGAGGTGCTCGGCAGGGAGCGGGTGAGCGTGTACGTCTCTCCCTACCGCCGCACCCACGAGACCTTTCAGGCCCTGCGGCTCGACCCGGAGCTGGTGCGCGTGCGGGAGGAGCCGAGACTGCGGGAGCAGGACTGGGGCAACTGGCAGGACAGGGACGACGTACGGCTGCAGAAGGCCTATCGCGACGCGTACGGACACTTCTTCTACCGCTTCGCACAGGGTGAATCGGGGGCCGATGTCTATGACCGGGTAGGAGCTTTCCTGGAGAGCCTCTACCGGAGCTTCGAAGCCCCGGACCATCCGCCGAACGTCCTGCTGGTCACCCATGGTCTGACCATGCGGCTGTTCTGCATGCGCTGGTTCCACTGGTCGGTCGCCGAGTTCGAGTCGCTGTCCAACCCGGGGAACGGTGAGATGCGGATGCTGGTTCTCGGGGACGACGGCAAGTACACGCTGGACCGTCCCTTCGAACGCTGGCGCGAACCCGAGCCGTACGGCATCACCGGATAG